In Streptomyces sp. P9-A4, the genomic window TGCGCCTTCCGCGACCCCGCCGGCAACCTCGTCCGCTTCCAGGAAGTCCGCTGAGCCGTACGACGCCCCCGGCGCCACGCCGAGCCGTACGACTCCCGGCGTCGCGCCGAGCCGTACGACTCCCGGCGTCGCGCCGAGCCGTCCGACTCCCGGCGTCGCGCCGAGCCGTCCAGCTCCCGGGAATCCGCCGGCCGCCCCCCTTCCCGGAAGTCCGCCGAAAGGATTCCTCCCATGTGTCATCCTGCGTGGATGAGCGCACTGACCGAGGCGCAGCGCCTGAGTGATCTGGCGCGGTTGCGCCGTGTGCGTGACCGGATCGACCGGGAGTACGCCCAGCCCCTCGACGTCGAGGCCCTCGCCAGGGGCGTCAGCATGTCGGCGGGCCACCTCAGCCGCCAGTTCCGGCAGGCCTACGGCGAATCCCCGTACTCGTACCTCATGACGCGGCGCATCGAGCGCGCGATGGCCCTGCTCCAGCAGGACGAGCTGAGCGTCACCGATGTCTGTTTCACCGTCGGCTGCTCCTCGCTCGGCACCTTCAGCACCCGCTTCACCGAGCTCGTCGGCGTCCCGCCCAGCGTCTACCGGCGCCAGGTCGCGGACGGCGACGCGGGCATGCCGTCCTGCGTCGCCAAGCAGGTCACCCGACCGGTCAGGAATCGAGAAGCACCGGTGGCCGCCCGCGCCTAGCGTGAACGGCATGAACACCATCGCCTCCGTCACCGTCGAGGTGGCCGACCTCCCGGCCGCCGACCGCTTCTACACCGCCTCCGGTCTGGGCTCCTGGGTCCGGCTGCGGGCCTCGTCCGCACCGACCTCCGGCTTCCGCGGGATCTCGCTCTCGCTGACCGTCTCCCAGCCGGCCGACGTCCGGTACCTGGTCGACGCCGCCCTCGACGCGGGCGCCACCGTCCTCAAGCCCGTCTCGAAGTCCTTCTGGGGGTACGGCGGCGTCTTCCAGGCCCCCGACGGGACCGTCTGGAAGGTCGCGACCTCCGCGAAGAAGGACACCGGCCCCGCGACCGGCCACGTCGACCGGTTCGTCGTCCTCCTCGGCGCCGCGGACGTGGCCGAGACCCGGAAGTTCTACGTCGAGCACGGCCTGACCGTCGCGAAGAGCTTCGGCCGCAAGTACGTCGAGTTCGACGCCGGGGACAGCCCCGTCAAGCTCGCCCTGTACGGGCGCCGCGCCCTCGCCAAGGACGTCGGCCTCCCCGCCGATGGTGAGGGTTCGCACCGGATCGTCCTCGGGGCGGCCGACGGCACCGCCTTCACCGACCCGGACGGCTTCGCCTGGGAGACCGCCACAGCCGCGGCCTCCGCCGACGCCCGTAGCTGACACCCGTAGCCGTACCGAGTCCCCCCTTCCCCCCCTCCCCCCCCGCTCTTCCCGAGAGGAACCCCGTCATGGCGAGCGCGCGCACGACCGTCAAGAGCAGCAGCGCCACCAGCGGCGGCGGCGAGAAGTACGACGGCTTCACCGACGACGAGCGCGACGCCATGAAGGAGCGCGCCAAGGAGCTGAAGACCGCCGCCCGGCGCGGTTCGCGTGCCGCCGAGGCGGACGGCGAGACCGAGGTGCGCGCCAGGATCGCCGAGATGCCGGACGCCGACCGCGCCCTCGCCGAGCGGATCCACGAGATCGTCCGGACCGCCGCCCCCGACCTCGCCCCGAAGCTCTGGTACGGGATGCCCGCCTACGCCAGGGACGGCAAGGTCGTCTGCTTCTTCCAGAGCGCGCAGAAGTTCAAGAGCCGGTACGCCACGCTCGGCTTCAGCGACCTCGCGCAGCTCGACGACGGCGCCCTGTGGGCCACCAGCTACGCCCTGACCGCGCTCACCGCCGACGACGAGGCCCGGATCGCCGCGCTCGTCGAGCGGGCGGCGGGCTGACGGAGGCCGGGTTCCGGAGCGGATGGAGGGCGGACCGGGACCGGTCCGCCCTCCATCCGCTCCGGAAATTCGAAGCGACGTACGGTGGAATTTGTCATGTAAACGCATGGGATGACAGGGGGTGAAATCTTCACCCCGCACACGTCGGCCCACCGTGCTACTGTCGATAACAGTTGCAGTTGTGGGTCCCGAACGTACGAGTGCCCTCTTCCGGTTTCTCCGGCGCTGGGCACCCTTTTTCATTTCCGGACTTTTTGGAGCAGTGACATGGCAACCGGCACCGTGAAGTGGTTCAACTCGGAAAAGGGTTTCGGCTTCATCGAGCAGGACGGTGGCGGCCCCGACGTGTTCGCCCACTACTCGAACATCGCCGCCCAGGGCTTCCGTGAGCTGCTGGAGGGCCAGAAGGTGACCTTCGACGTCGTGCAGGGCCAGCGGGGCCTGCAGGCCGAGAACATCGTCCCTTCCTGAAACCGAAACGTCGTACGCGTCGCGAGAACTGGGGCCCGCACCTACGGGGTGCGGGTCCCAGTCCTTTGCACCGTTCTTTTTCGCACCACTGATCGGCCGCGGGAATTTCCTGCCCGGATCACCTCTGGAACCACTTCTCCGCAGGAGTCACCATGCGCTGTGTCATCGCCCGCTTCCCCTTCGAGCTGACCAAGGCCGGAGTGATCGATTCGATGAAGGGCGTCAAGCCCGAGCCGGCCGTCGGCGATGTCGTCGTCATCGGCCGCCGTCAGTTCCCCGTGAAGCAGGTGGGTGAGGTCGTCACCCGCCAGGACCGCCGCGACTTCAGCGCCGGCGAGGTCACGCGGGCCATGACCAAGCTCGGCTTCACCTGCCTCACCGTGCCGGCCGCCGGCACCGCCGACCCGGTGGCCGGAGAGCCCTCCGAGACGTTCTGACGGTACGGACCCGGCACCCGGGCCCCGGCGGTACCCCGTAGGGGCCTCCGCCGGGGCCCGTACGCCCTCAGGGGCCTGCCCGGTCCGTACGGTCCCAGTGACCTCAGTTGTCCCAGTAGTCCCAGTAGTCCGAGTGACCTCAGTGCCCTCAGTGCCCTCAGTGGTCGAAGTAGCTGAAGTCGCCCACCGTCCAGGCGCTCACGTCCGCCAGGGCCACCCGGTACATCCCGCCGGTCTCCGGGATGCCCACCGTGCCCTGGAGGATCCGGGCGAGGTGGAAGTGCAGGTGGGTCGGGGGACTTTCCCTGGGTTCGGAGGGGCTGAACACCCCGGAGAACTCACCGAGGCGGGCCGAGTCCGTCAGGACCTCCGACACGCGCTGTCTCCACAGGGCTTCCGGGGCGAGCCGGCCGGTGAGAACCACGCCTCCCGCGACCACTGTCAGGGACATCTGATTACTCTGCCCGGACTCCACCGTTGCGGCGATCTCGACGAGCAGCTCGTCAGGCTTCGACATGGAAGCCCATTCTAGGCGCCCTCCCTGGCATGGGGACCCTGGCTCGGGGGTTCCTTCGCCCGGCCCTCCGGCGTCTCCTCCGCCAGGAACGCCGTCACCGCCAGGGCGAAGAGCAGGGCGAGCGCGAGGCCCACGACGACCCAGCCCGTGGGGTGCGGCCAGAACACGCAGGCCGCTGCCGCCGCCGCGACGAGCAGCCAGGTGATCCACCGCCGGTACCGGCGCACGAAGGGGCCCACCGGTCCGGTGCGCAGGCCCGCCCGGTCCGCGGTGCCGCGGGTGGCGGAGATGCCGTCGTCCCAGAGCTTCCGGGTCAGTACGGCGGGGCGGCTCGGGCCGGAGAGCCAGGCCGCGAGGGCGAGCAGGACGCCCAGCGTCGCGTACACCCGTACCGAGGTGCGGAGGTAGCGGATCAGGGTGTCGTAGAGGGAGCCCGCGGCGGCCGGGGAGACGGTGGCCGGGAGGGCGTTCAGATAGACCGTACGGAACACCGTGAGGGCCACCCCGAGGATCACCGCCGCCGCCGCCACGCCGAGCGCCGCCGCGACCAGGGTGCGGCGCCGGCCCACCGCGAGCAGCACGCCACCGACGACGAGCAGCACCGCGATCACCGGCAGCCACATGCCCATCTTCTGGAGCAGCCCGAAGGCCGTCTTCACCTTCCCGATGTCCTTGGACTGCACGACGGTGAAGTCGGTGTGGATCTCGGGGATCTTGCCCGCGACCGTGAGGCCGGACTCGACGAGCCGCTGCTTGACCCGGTCGATCACGGGCGCCAGGTCGATGGTGACCGTGTCCGTGCTGATCTTCACGGCCCCGTCGTCGCTGCCGGTCAGGGCGCGGTCGAGGGAGGTGTGGACGGCACGGTTGGCGTCGGTCCAGATCGTCTCGAAGGCCGAGGAGGCGACCACGTCCTGGGCGCGGTCGTGGACGAAGCTGCCGACCGCGCTCTCCAGGGAGCCGCCCAGCTTGCCGAGCGCCTTCTCCACCAGGGGCCGCTGGTCGGGCGCGACGCCCTCCAGGAGGGAGGCCAGGTCGATGTGGTCCATGACGGCGTTCGTCACCCGGTTCGCGACGGCGGCCTGGATGTCCGGGTCCGAGGCGAGCGGGGCGACCGTCTTCACGTACCGGTCGGTGTCCCCGACGATGTCCGAGGTCCAGGAGGCGACGATCCCGAGCGGGACGAGCACGCAGCCGATGACGATCAGCAGGGCGGAGAAGAACGACCGGAGGCGGTGGTGGGGCGGGCGCGCCGGGGCGGCTGTCCTCGCCTCCTCTTCGAGGGCGGACACGCGGGCGCGGAGCCTCGCGAGTTCGTCGGCACCGGCATTGCCGCCGGCGGCACCACCGGCTTCGGCATCGGCATCCATGGCGCCCACTCCTCGTCACCGCTTCTCGATACGGGGCAATTCAGCGCAATTCTGTGAGACGGGGGCGGTCCTGTCGCCCTGGGCGGGGCACCAGGGGGACACGAACGCACCGCGCGCCCTCCCGCCGTACGCGATCATGCGGGCATGAAGCTGCGCTGCGCCGTCCTCGACGACTACCAGGGGGCCGCCCTGGCCTCCGCCGACTGGAGCCCGCTCGCCGACCGGGTCGACGTACGCGTCCTGCGGGAGCACCTCACCGACCGGGACGCGCTGGCCGAGGCCCTGGCGGACTGCGAGATCCTCGTCGTCATGCGGGAGCGGACCCCCGTCGACGCCGGACTCCTGGCCCGGCTCCCCCGGCTCCGCCTCCTGGTGACCTCCGGGATGCGCAACGCCTCCGTCGACGTGGCCGCCGCACGCGCGCGCGGGATCACCGTCTGCGGCACCGCCAGCAGCTCCGAGCCGCCCACCGAACTCACCTGGGCGCTCCTCCTCGGCCTGGCCCGCCACGTACCCGCCGAGGCCCGGTCCCTGCGCGAGGGCGGCCCCTGGCAGTCCACCGTCGGCGCCGACCTGGCCGGCCGGACGCTGGGACTCGTCGGGCTCGGCAGGATCGGCGGCCGGGTGGCCCGGATCGGGCTCGCCTTCGGGATGCGCGTGCGCGCGTGGAGCCCGAACCTGACGGAGGAGCGGGCGGCCGAACACGGCGTCGGGTACGCGAAGGACCGGCGGGAGCTGCTCGCGGAGAGTGATTTCGTCTCGCTCCACATGGTGCTCTCGGACCGGACGCGCGGGCTGATCGGGGAGCCGGAACTACGGGCGATGCGCCCGCACGCGTACCTCGTCAACACCTCGCGTGCGGGGCTCGTCGACGGCGGGGCGCTGCTGCGGGCGCTGCGCGAGGGGTGGATCGCGGGGGCCGGGCTGGACGTCTTCGAGACCGAACCGCTGCCCCTGGACGACCCCCTGCGGTCCCTGCCGAACGTCCTGGCGCTGCCGCACCTCGGCTATGTGACGGAGGGGAACTACGGCCGGTACTTCGGGCAGGCGGTGGAGGACATCGAGGCGTTCCTCGCGGGGGCGCCGGTACGGGAACTGGGCTGAGCCGCGGTACGGGGGGGCGGGGCGCGGGGTACGGGTGGCGGGCCCGTGTCCCCGTACGGGAGCCGTGCCGACCCCCTTACGGGAGCCGCGGTGATCCCCGTACGGGAGCCGCGCCGATCCCGTACAAGAACGGGTCTCAGCCCAGGCTCGTGCGGGCCAGTTCCATGAACTCCTCGTCCGTCAGGCCGAGTTCGCGGGCGTCCGCCGCCGCCTCGCGGAGCCGGGAGACCAGGCGGGCGCGGTCGGGGGCGGTGGCGCCGGGGACGATGACGGCGCCCCTGCCCCGGCGGAGTTCGATCAGGCCCTCCTCGCGGAGCCGCTGGTAGCCGCGGAGCACGGTGTGGACGTTGACACCGAGGGAGTCGGCGAGCTCCCGGGCGGCCGGGAGGCGTTCGCCGGGTGCGGCGGAGCCGTCGGCGAGGGCGCCCCGGACACAGGCGGCGATCTGGTCGCCGAGGGGCGCGGCGGAGGCCGGGTCGACACGGAAGAGCACGGTCAGACCTTCCCATGGCGCTCGACGAGCGTGTTGAGGAGGGCGGCGGCGGTGCCCGCGTCGGGCACGGTGACCGCGAACTCGCGCCCGCTGTCCCTCCGTACGACCAGGGTCTCCCCGGTCCGGACGATCACGCCCGTGCGGTGGGCCCTGACCCGGTAGCCCCAGCCGCCGAACTCGCCGAGGACGGCGGCCGTGTCGAGTTCTCTGACGCTCGCCCCCGCGATCTCGTCGAGCGGGACGCGGACGCGGGGCCGGGGGGACAGTGAGGGCCGTACGGTGACGCCCCGGCGGTCGACGGCGACCCGGACCCGGGCGAGGGCGAGCCCCGGCACCCCGATGACGAGGCCGAGCAGTGCGAGCAGCGCGGCGGGCCAGGGGGCGAGGATCAGCCCGACGGGGACGGCGGCGAGGGCGATCACCCCGAGGACGGTCAGCGGTCCCGAGGCGGTGGCGTGGGACCAGCCGGCGACCTCGCTCGCACCGAGCGGGAGCCGGGGGGCGTCGGGGGCGCCGGGGACGGGGGCCGCCGCGTCCTCGGGGACGAGCCGCGTCAGGCCCCACCCGGCGAGCCCGAACAGCCCGGCGGTCGCTGCGGCGAGCGTGAGGTTCACGAGGGGGGAGGAGACCTGCGACGGGTCGGTGACGTCCAGGTTGTCCCGTACGAGGAGGACGAGCAGCGCGCCCGCGA contains:
- a CDS encoding iron chaperone, whose translation is MASARTTVKSSSATSGGGEKYDGFTDDERDAMKERAKELKTAARRGSRAAEADGETEVRARIAEMPDADRALAERIHEIVRTAAPDLAPKLWYGMPAYARDGKVVCFFQSAQKFKSRYATLGFSDLAQLDDGALWATSYALTALTADDEARIAALVERAAG
- a CDS encoding GntR family transcriptional regulator gives rise to the protein MLFRVDPASAAPLGDQIAACVRGALADGSAAPGERLPAARELADSLGVNVHTVLRGYQRLREEGLIELRRGRGAVIVPGATAPDRARLVSRLREAAADARELGLTDEEFMELARTSLG
- a CDS encoding glyoxalase, producing the protein MNTIASVTVEVADLPAADRFYTASGLGSWVRLRASSAPTSGFRGISLSLTVSQPADVRYLVDAALDAGATVLKPVSKSFWGYGGVFQAPDGTVWKVATSAKKDTGPATGHVDRFVVLLGAADVAETRKFYVEHGLTVAKSFGRKYVEFDAGDSPVKLALYGRRALAKDVGLPADGEGSHRIVLGAADGTAFTDPDGFAWETATAAASADARS
- a CDS encoding SCO5918 family protein, which translates into the protein MRCVIARFPFELTKAGVIDSMKGVKPEPAVGDVVVIGRRQFPVKQVGEVVTRQDRRDFSAGEVTRAMTKLGFTCLTVPAAGTADPVAGEPSETF
- a CDS encoding D-2-hydroxyacid dehydrogenase family protein, translated to MKLRCAVLDDYQGAALASADWSPLADRVDVRVLREHLTDRDALAEALADCEILVVMRERTPVDAGLLARLPRLRLLVTSGMRNASVDVAAARARGITVCGTASSSEPPTELTWALLLGLARHVPAEARSLREGGPWQSTVGADLAGRTLGLVGLGRIGGRVARIGLAFGMRVRAWSPNLTEERAAEHGVGYAKDRRELLAESDFVSLHMVLSDRTRGLIGEPELRAMRPHAYLVNTSRAGLVDGGALLRALREGWIAGAGLDVFETEPLPLDDPLRSLPNVLALPHLGYVTEGNYGRYFGQAVEDIEAFLAGAPVRELG
- a CDS encoding cold-shock protein produces the protein MATGTVKWFNSEKGFGFIEQDGGGPDVFAHYSNIAAQGFRELLEGQKVTFDVVQGQRGLQAENIVPS
- a CDS encoding helix-turn-helix transcriptional regulator, which produces MSALTEAQRLSDLARLRRVRDRIDREYAQPLDVEALARGVSMSAGHLSRQFRQAYGESPYSYLMTRRIERAMALLQQDELSVTDVCFTVGCSSLGTFSTRFTELVGVPPSVYRRQVADGDAGMPSCVAKQVTRPVRNREAPVAARA
- a CDS encoding DUF1648 domain-containing protein, with the protein product MNRSTPRLRALAALPFALTLLVYVLLLVLRYDRLPDTLATHFGLDGRPDGFTGRTAFAVVGVALLVALGAGWTALVRRPSLWGAWATAGFAGALLVLLVRDNLDVTDPSQVSSPLVNLTLAAATAGLFGLAGWGLTRLVPEDAAAPVPGAPDAPRLPLGASEVAGWSHATASGPLTVLGVIALAAVPVGLILAPWPAALLALLGLVIGVPGLALARVRVAVDRRGVTVRPSLSPRPRVRVPLDEIAGASVRELDTAAVLGEFGGWGYRVRAHRTGVIVRTGETLVVRRDSGREFAVTVPDAGTAAALLNTLVERHGKV